A genomic region of Nostoc sp. UHCC 0702 contains the following coding sequences:
- a CDS encoding Gfo/Idh/MocA family oxidoreductase — translation MGNNINIGVIGYGYWGPNLVRNFAEIPNAQVTKVSDFKPELLAKAQVRYPSIQVTTDCRDIFTDPKIDAVVIATPVSTHFDLALAALQAGKHVLVEKPMTASSEQAKRLIEEAEKRNLVLMVDHTFVYTGAVRKMHELITSNQLGDIYYYDSVRVNLGLFQHDVNVIWDLAVHDLSIMNYLLPSQPYAVSATGISHVPGEPENIAYLTLFFESNLIAHIHVNWLAPVKVRRTLIGGSQRMIVYDDLEPSEKVKIYDKGITVNGNSESVYQMLIGYRTGDMWSPQLDMTEALRTEGLHFIRCIEQGSRPITDGEAGLRIVRILEAATQSIKQRGQLVELNLAEVAV, via the coding sequence ATGGGAAACAATATTAATATCGGTGTCATTGGCTATGGTTACTGGGGCCCTAACCTAGTGCGGAATTTTGCTGAAATTCCAAATGCCCAAGTGACAAAAGTCAGTGATTTTAAACCAGAACTTTTGGCAAAAGCCCAAGTTCGTTATCCCAGCATCCAAGTGACCACAGACTGTCGAGACATATTTACAGACCCTAAAATTGATGCTGTGGTGATTGCCACACCAGTTTCAACTCACTTCGACTTGGCTTTGGCAGCATTGCAGGCTGGTAAGCATGTACTAGTAGAGAAACCAATGACAGCCTCCTCTGAACAGGCAAAGCGGCTGATTGAAGAGGCAGAAAAACGCAACTTGGTGCTAATGGTGGATCACACCTTTGTCTACACAGGTGCTGTACGCAAAATGCACGAGTTGATCACCAGCAATCAACTAGGAGATATTTACTACTACGATTCTGTACGTGTCAACTTGGGACTTTTTCAGCATGATGTCAATGTCATCTGGGACTTAGCGGTTCATGACCTCTCAATCATGAATTATCTATTGCCATCCCAGCCTTATGCTGTCTCCGCTACAGGGATCAGCCACGTTCCAGGAGAACCAGAAAATATTGCCTACTTAACGTTATTTTTTGAAAGCAACTTGATTGCTCATATCCATGTCAACTGGTTAGCACCAGTGAAAGTCCGCCGTACACTGATTGGTGGTAGTCAACGGATGATTGTTTACGATGACTTGGAACCTAGCGAAAAAGTCAAGATTTACGACAAGGGAATCACCGTCAATGGTAATTCGGAAAGCGTGTACCAGATGCTGATTGGCTACCGCACAGGCGATATGTGGTCTCCTCAATTAGATATGACGGAAGCACTACGGACAGAAGGGTTACACTTCATTCGTTGCATCGAACAAGGCTCTCGTCCCATTACCGATGGAGAAGCAGGACTGCGGATAGTCAGGATTCTTGAGGCTGCTACCCAGTCCATTAAGCAGCGTGGTCAATTGGTTGAACTGAATTTAGCAGAGGTAGCAGTATGA
- a CDS encoding DegT/DnrJ/EryC1/StrS family aminotransferase, producing MIPFLDLKTQYLNIKDEIDTAVLKVLESTQFILGSEVTALEEEFAQYCDADYGIAVNTGTSALHLALLAAGIGAGDQVITVPFTFVATVAAICYTGATPVFVDIDPVSYTIDVTQIEKAITDRTKAILPVHLYGQPANMEPILEIARRYGLTVIEDAAQAHGAEYKGQRVGSIGDIGCFSFYPGKNLGAYGEGGMIVTNNPEYTRTMRMLRDWGQERKYHHVLKGYNYRMDGIQGAILRVKLRYLEAWTEGRIANAKQYDELLADSGLVTPTLMPYSRHVYHVYVVRSLQRDELQQKLNEQGIQTGIHYPIPVHLLEAYQDLGYQAGDFPHAEKAASEVLSLPMYAELSPAQINTVAQTLQSLLQGVTV from the coding sequence ATGATTCCATTTTTAGACTTGAAAACTCAATACTTAAATATTAAAGACGAAATTGATACCGCTGTATTGAAAGTACTAGAGAGTACCCAATTCATCTTAGGGAGTGAGGTTACAGCCTTAGAAGAAGAGTTTGCCCAATACTGTGATGCTGATTATGGCATTGCTGTGAATACAGGTACGAGCGCCCTTCACTTAGCACTACTAGCAGCTGGCATTGGTGCTGGTGATCAAGTAATTACCGTACCTTTCACCTTTGTGGCTACCGTAGCAGCAATCTGTTATACAGGCGCTACGCCCGTCTTTGTAGATATTGACCCTGTTTCATACACCATAGATGTTACCCAAATTGAAAAAGCCATAACCGATCGCACAAAAGCGATTTTGCCTGTGCATTTGTACGGTCAACCAGCGAATATGGAGCCAATTTTGGAAATTGCTCGGCGTTATGGATTGACTGTAATAGAAGATGCAGCACAAGCTCATGGTGCTGAGTACAAAGGGCAACGCGTAGGTAGTATCGGTGATATTGGATGTTTTAGTTTTTACCCAGGAAAAAACCTAGGAGCCTATGGTGAAGGAGGGATGATAGTCACCAACAATCCTGAATATACCCGTACCATGCGGATGCTGCGCGACTGGGGACAAGAACGCAAATATCACCATGTCCTTAAAGGGTACAATTATCGCATGGATGGTATACAGGGAGCAATATTGCGAGTGAAACTGCGCTACTTAGAGGCATGGACAGAGGGACGCATCGCAAATGCCAAGCAGTATGATGAGCTATTGGCGGATTCTGGGTTAGTAACTCCCACGCTCATGCCTTATAGCCGCCACGTTTACCATGTATACGTGGTGCGATCGCTCCAACGAGATGAATTGCAGCAAAAGCTCAATGAGCAAGGTATCCAAACAGGTATTCATTATCCGATTCCTGTACACTTGCTAGAAGCTTACCAAGACTTGGGATATCAAGCTGGAGATTTCCCCCACGCAGAAAAAGCTGCTAGTGAAGTACTTTCACTACCCATGTATGCCGAACTCTCACCCGCACAAATTAATACTGTTGCTCAAACTCTGCAAAGCCTTCTTCAGGGAGTGACTGTTTAA
- a CDS encoding methionyl-tRNA formyltransferase, with amino-acid sequence MVNVLLIGIGTTTFSALKSLLSECNVQGVVRNVDTESDSDDPVVSLAEQAGIPIFSDTSQKQIKSLILQLQPDCVVVSSYNQILPPELIELSTFINVHYSPLPHYRGRANVNWAIINDEPWAAITIHKISAGLDEGNILFQQLIPIGFNDNVGEIYEKLNQIQEEHLKDTVIKTFNGYAGVPQNSAEATYCCTRLPEDGEINWSADTRTIDCLIRALVSPFPGAYTYFEGKKLLVWQAKPVDNPPLYVGRIPGRVIGRSKTAGFVDVLTGDGVLRIWEVQFPGEEKTAAANIIKSVKSTLGLSKSDLLNRIQILEEQLIKLQENAK; translated from the coding sequence ATGGTTAATGTACTTTTAATCGGTATCGGTACCACTACCTTCAGCGCACTCAAATCTTTGCTATCAGAGTGCAACGTGCAAGGGGTAGTGAGAAATGTAGACACTGAATCTGATTCAGATGATCCCGTTGTCAGTCTAGCTGAACAAGCGGGTATTCCCATATTTTCAGATACTTCTCAAAAACAAATTAAATCGCTCATATTACAATTGCAACCGGATTGCGTGGTAGTTTCTTCTTATAACCAAATACTACCACCGGAACTGATTGAACTGTCTACATTTATCAATGTTCATTATTCACCATTACCTCATTATCGCGGTCGAGCCAATGTCAATTGGGCAATTATTAATGATGAACCTTGGGCAGCAATAACTATTCATAAAATATCGGCTGGTCTGGATGAGGGAAATATTTTATTTCAACAGTTAATTCCCATTGGGTTTAATGATAATGTAGGCGAGATATATGAAAAGTTAAATCAAATTCAGGAGGAACATTTAAAAGACACAGTTATCAAGACCTTTAATGGTTATGCAGGCGTACCACAAAATAGTGCTGAAGCTACTTATTGTTGTACTCGCCTTCCTGAAGATGGTGAAATTAATTGGTCAGCTGACACTAGAACTATAGATTGTTTAATTCGGGCTTTAGTGTCTCCTTTTCCTGGCGCTTATACTTACTTTGAAGGGAAAAAGTTGCTGGTGTGGCAAGCCAAGCCTGTAGATAATCCGCCCTTATATGTGGGGCGTATCCCCGGCCGAGTGATTGGCAGATCCAAAACAGCAGGTTTTGTCGATGTGCTGACAGGTGACGGCGTACTGAGAATTTGGGAAGTGCAATTTCCAGGGGAAGAAAAAACAGCAGCAGCAAATATAATAAAATCTGTAAAAAGTACCTTGGGTTTAAGTAAATCTGATTTACTAAATCGTATTCAAATTCTAGAAGAACAACTTATAAAACTCCAAGAAAATGCAAAATAG
- a CDS encoding NAD-dependent epimerase/dehydratase family protein, with product MQNSRVLITGGAGLVGSHIADLLVKEEVSEIIVLDNFTRGQLQNLAWAKEHGPLVIVEGDIRDQKLLAEVMQGVDIVFHQAAIRITQCAEEPRLALEVLADGTFNVLEAAVKAGVKKVVAASSASIYGMAEEFPTTESHHPYNNRTIYGAAKTFNEGLLRSFYDMYGLDYIGLRYFNVYGPRMDIYGVYTEVLIRWMERIVAGKPPLIFGDGKQTMDFVYIEDIARANILAAKADVTDEVFNIASSVETSLNDLAYSLAKVMGSDLQPEYGPERKVNPVQRRLADVSKAKKLLGFEAEVSLEEGLRRLVSWWREQKLTKEASNV from the coding sequence ATGCAAAATAGTCGAGTATTAATTACAGGTGGTGCAGGTTTAGTTGGCTCGCATATTGCCGATTTGCTGGTCAAAGAAGAAGTCTCTGAGATTATTGTCTTGGATAACTTCACACGCGGACAACTGCAAAACCTCGCTTGGGCAAAAGAGCATGGTCCCTTGGTAATTGTGGAAGGCGATATCCGGGATCAAAAACTTTTAGCTGAAGTCATGCAAGGTGTGGATATAGTCTTTCATCAGGCAGCAATCCGGATTACTCAATGTGCTGAAGAACCGCGTTTGGCATTAGAAGTTTTGGCAGATGGCACTTTTAATGTTTTGGAAGCAGCAGTGAAAGCTGGAGTGAAAAAGGTAGTTGCTGCCTCATCAGCCTCGATATATGGTATGGCGGAGGAGTTTCCCACAACTGAATCACATCACCCATACAACAACCGCACCATCTACGGTGCAGCCAAGACTTTTAATGAAGGCTTGTTACGTAGTTTCTATGATATGTATGGGCTGGACTACATAGGGTTGCGCTACTTTAATGTTTACGGGCCACGGATGGATATTTACGGTGTATACACTGAGGTGTTGATCCGCTGGATGGAACGTATCGTTGCTGGAAAGCCGCCATTGATTTTCGGCGATGGCAAACAGACAATGGACTTTGTATATATCGAAGACATTGCTAGAGCCAATATCTTGGCTGCCAAAGCCGATGTCACCGACGAAGTGTTTAATATTGCTAGTAGTGTAGAAACCAGCTTGAATGACCTTGCCTATAGTTTGGCTAAAGTGATGGGGTCAGACTTACAACCAGAATACGGCCCAGAGCGCAAAGTTAACCCCGTGCAACGGCGACTAGCCGATGTGAGTAAAGCCAAGAAATTGCTGGGTTTTGAAGCAGAGGTGTCGTTAGAAGAAGGGTTGCGTCGGTTGGTTAGTTGGTGGCGCGAACAAAAGCTGACAAAGGAAGCAAGCAATGTCTGA
- a CDS encoding DegT/DnrJ/EryC1/StrS family aminotransferase: MSEKMQYIPIAKPWMGEPEAEAAKRAIMSGWVTQGPEVAAFEQEFAAYVGSKYACAVSNCTTALHLALLAVGVQPGDEVITVSHSYIATANSIRYCSATPVFVDIEPQTYNINPVLIEDVISDRTRAILVVHQMGMPCDLKAILSVAHQYNLPVIEDAACAIGSEILWDGQWEKIGKPHGDIACFSFHPRKVISTGDGGMLTTNNPQWDKQFRLWRQHGMSIPDTVRHGAKQVIFESYPMLGYNYRMTDIQAAVGREQLKRLPEIVERRRYLAQRYQQQLADVPGLKLPTEPAWAKSNWQSYCVRLPEKCDQVQVMQAMLDAGIATRRGIMCAHRESAYQIEAWSCGISQQACNCEVGKCDRLAESEQAQDHAIILPLFHQMSEEEQDRAIEVLKTACK; encoded by the coding sequence ATGTCTGAGAAAATGCAGTATATTCCGATCGCCAAACCCTGGATGGGTGAACCCGAAGCTGAAGCTGCCAAGCGTGCTATCATGTCCGGCTGGGTGACTCAAGGGCCAGAAGTCGCCGCATTTGAGCAGGAATTTGCCGCTTATGTAGGGTCAAAGTATGCTTGTGCTGTTTCCAATTGCACCACAGCATTGCACTTAGCACTGTTAGCTGTTGGTGTGCAACCAGGGGATGAAGTGATTACCGTCAGCCACTCTTATATTGCCACCGCTAACAGCATCCGCTACTGTAGTGCCACACCTGTGTTTGTGGACATTGAACCACAAACATATAATATCAATCCTGTATTGATAGAAGATGTGATTAGCGATCGCACCCGCGCGATTCTCGTCGTTCATCAAATGGGGATGCCTTGCGACCTCAAAGCCATTTTGTCAGTTGCACATCAATATAATCTACCAGTAATTGAAGATGCAGCTTGTGCGATCGGCAGTGAGATTCTCTGGGACGGACAGTGGGAGAAAATTGGCAAGCCACATGGCGATATAGCCTGCTTTTCCTTTCACCCCCGCAAAGTTATTAGCACCGGTGACGGTGGGATGCTGACCACCAATAACCCCCAATGGGATAAACAGTTTCGTCTGTGGCGACAACACGGGATGAGCATTCCCGACACCGTGCGCCACGGGGCCAAACAAGTGATTTTCGAGTCTTACCCGATGTTGGGCTATAACTACCGCATGACCGACATCCAAGCAGCAGTGGGACGGGAACAACTCAAACGTCTACCGGAGATTGTGGAACGTCGGCGTTACTTAGCACAACGGTATCAGCAACAGCTAGCAGATGTGCCAGGATTGAAACTACCAACAGAGCCAGCTTGGGCAAAAAGTAACTGGCAGAGTTACTGTGTACGCTTACCAGAAAAATGCGACCAAGTGCAAGTCATGCAGGCGATGTTGGATGCTGGTATCGCTACAAGACGCGGGATTATGTGCGCTCACCGCGAAAGTGCTTATCAAATTGAAGCGTGGTCTTGTGGGATTAGTCAACAAGCTTGTAACTGTGAAGTAGGAAAATGCGATCGCTTGGCTGAAAGCGAACAAGCACAGGATCATGCGATTATTTTGCCACTGTTCCATCAGATGAGCGAAGAAGAACAGGATAGAGCGATCGAGGTTTTAAAAACAGCTTGTAAATAA
- a CDS encoding glycosyltransferase family 4 protein has protein sequence MEIIAQDTLRLRREQGSQLIQENFTVFSSLLDQARDFAQSGKYDAAAVYAEIAAYHAQFKHCGFFASLELEDILLTIGRQIKQTSYDPYQKTSLGKIPKKILHVSTNISSPFGGIPRFLRRWMLQDTEREHSLVLTKQAPDQVPKIITELVSNSQGKIYLLNETIGGYVSRAKKLREIAATADIVVLHIWEHDVIPIIAFANKELSPPVIYINHGDHCFWLGSSVSDIVANLRESGMRFSQKRRGIEAERNMLLPTILEPAHRLLSRTQAKQQLGIDANNVLLLSIARAPKYRKTDGISFADAHVSLLQQYNRAILIVIGPGGSEDWSTAIQQTQGRIIVLGHTEDTARYYQAADIYVDSYPFVSITSLLEAGSYGVPLVSRYPYSSDACEIFGADMPGLTGNLIRVNDLEEYTTVLARLIEDEELRLSLGEKTQESIVDLHIGRNWQRSLEQIYTRAATLPRLKVTSPPKDQMFLGEPDVFWIRDHSWNYQLDDLIQSRLPIMPLEQRIYHWIRLVKKRGLSNQMSLLLPEWFRWRYYLPLRSALRMRKISN, from the coding sequence ATGGAGATAATCGCGCAAGATACACTTCGTCTCAGACGTGAACAAGGTAGTCAGCTGATTCAAGAAAATTTTACTGTATTTAGCAGCCTGCTTGATCAAGCAAGAGATTTTGCACAGTCTGGTAAGTATGACGCGGCAGCTGTATATGCAGAAATTGCAGCGTATCATGCACAGTTTAAACATTGTGGTTTTTTTGCCAGTCTGGAGCTTGAAGATATTTTGTTGACAATAGGTCGCCAAATCAAACAAACAAGCTATGATCCCTATCAGAAAACTTCTTTAGGCAAAATACCAAAGAAGATACTCCATGTTTCTACCAATATTTCTTCTCCTTTTGGAGGCATTCCCAGATTTCTTCGACGCTGGATGCTACAGGATACGGAGCGTGAGCATTCACTGGTCTTAACAAAGCAAGCTCCTGATCAAGTGCCCAAAATCATCACAGAGTTAGTGAGCAATAGTCAGGGCAAAATTTACTTATTAAACGAAACTATTGGTGGTTATGTTTCCCGAGCCAAAAAACTACGAGAAATTGCCGCAACAGCAGATATAGTGGTGCTACATATATGGGAACATGATGTTATACCCATCATTGCATTTGCCAATAAAGAGCTATCTCCACCTGTTATTTACATAAATCACGGAGACCACTGCTTTTGGTTAGGCTCATCCGTGAGCGATATTGTTGCCAATCTTCGTGAGTCTGGTATGCGTTTTTCACAAAAGCGCCGAGGCATTGAAGCAGAGCGTAACATGCTCCTGCCTACCATTTTGGAACCTGCTCACAGATTACTGTCTCGCACACAGGCGAAGCAACAGCTTGGCATTGATGCAAACAATGTTCTACTGCTTTCCATTGCTAGAGCGCCCAAGTACAGAAAGACTGATGGTATCAGTTTTGCTGACGCACATGTTTCATTATTACAACAATATAATCGCGCAATCTTAATTGTTATTGGCCCTGGTGGTAGCGAAGATTGGTCAACCGCCATCCAGCAAACCCAAGGTAGAATCATCGTCCTCGGACATACTGAAGATACGGCTAGATATTATCAAGCAGCTGATATTTATGTTGACTCATATCCGTTTGTTTCGATTACGTCGCTGCTAGAAGCAGGAAGCTATGGTGTACCCTTGGTGAGTCGCTACCCCTATTCTTCCGATGCATGTGAAATTTTTGGTGCTGATATGCCGGGTTTGACTGGAAATTTGATTCGGGTTAATGATCTGGAAGAATACACAACTGTTTTGGCACGTTTAATAGAGGATGAAGAATTACGGCTTTCCCTAGGAGAAAAAACCCAAGAGAGTATTGTTGATTTACACATAGGACGTAACTGGCAGCGTTCCTTGGAACAAATATACACCCGTGCTGCCACTCTGCCTCGGCTAAAAGTAACTTCACCTCCAAAGGATCAAATGTTCCTTGGTGAGCCAGATGTTTTCTGGATTCGTGACCATAGTTGGAATTATCAATTAGATGATTTGATCCAGTCCAGACTACCAATTATGCCTTTAGAACAAAGAATATATCATTGGATACGGTTAGTGAAAAAGCGAGGCTTGAGTAACCAAATGAGTCTGTTGCTACCTGAGTGGTTCCGCTGGCGTTACTATTTACCTTTACGTTCTGCATTGAGGATGCGGAAGATTTCTAATTAA
- a CDS encoding glycosyltransferase family 4 protein, with translation MNILHINQSDNLGNGAGIAGYRLHQGLLAHGVNSRILVGILKANSDRIGEISQTQPLIEKILYQFTWRNGLNDLNWISSFDLAKHSFYQQADILNFHNLHHGYFSYLAIPSLTTGKPAVFTLHDMWSFTGHCSYSYDCERWKIGCGKCPDLDSYPGTAKDNTHLEWKLKKWVYSRSNLTIVTPSNWLNQQAKQSILKDIPIHHIPYGIDTEAYQPLDTEQCRSLLGIPPNKKVLMFAALSLTYTRKGGDLLLKILQSLPDSLKAETVLLVMGSSGENISEAVNMETYNLGYITSDRLKSIAYSAADLFIFPTRADNLPLVLQESMACGTPMVSFKIGGVPDLVRPGITGYLALPEDTQDFCHGIVELLEDNQQRHHMSQNCRAIALKEYPLELQAQRYIELYRQVVKN, from the coding sequence ATGAATATTTTACATATTAATCAATCTGATAACCTCGGTAATGGAGCTGGAATTGCAGGCTACCGCCTACACCAAGGTTTGCTAGCTCATGGTGTAAATTCTCGCATATTGGTGGGAATACTCAAAGCAAACAGCGATCGCATAGGGGAAATTTCTCAGACTCAACCGTTAATTGAAAAAATACTTTATCAGTTCACTTGGCGTAATGGACTGAACGATCTTAACTGGATTAGCAGTTTTGATCTTGCTAAGCATTCTTTTTATCAGCAAGCCGATATCCTCAACTTTCATAATCTTCATCATGGCTACTTTAGTTACTTAGCAATTCCCTCATTGACAACAGGTAAACCTGCTGTGTTTACACTACATGATATGTGGAGTTTTACCGGACATTGCTCCTACAGTTATGACTGTGAACGCTGGAAGATTGGTTGTGGTAAATGTCCTGATCTTGATAGTTATCCAGGAACAGCAAAAGATAATACACACCTAGAGTGGAAATTGAAAAAGTGGGTTTACAGTCGCTCAAATCTAACTATTGTAACGCCTAGTAATTGGCTGAATCAGCAAGCTAAGCAGAGTATTCTCAAAGATATACCGATTCATCATATACCTTATGGTATTGATACAGAAGCTTATCAGCCTCTTGATACTGAACAGTGCCGTTCACTCCTTGGTATTCCACCAAATAAAAAAGTCTTGATGTTTGCAGCTTTGAGTCTCACATACACTCGTAAAGGTGGTGATTTACTTTTAAAAATTTTACAAAGCTTACCTGATTCCCTAAAAGCTGAAACTGTGCTGTTGGTTATGGGCAGTAGTGGTGAAAATATCTCAGAAGCAGTAAACATGGAAACTTATAATCTTGGTTACATCACCAGCGATCGCTTAAAAAGTATTGCTTATTCTGCTGCTGATTTGTTTATTTTCCCCACTCGTGCTGATAACTTACCCTTAGTATTGCAAGAAAGCATGGCTTGTGGAACACCGATGGTTTCTTTCAAAATTGGTGGTGTTCCTGATTTAGTGCGTCCTGGTATTACTGGTTATTTAGCATTACCAGAAGATACTCAAGATTTTTGTCATGGCATTGTTGAGCTATTAGAAGATAATCAACAGCGCCATCATATGAGTCAAAATTGTCGGGCGATCGCTCTAAAAGAGTACCCGCTAGAACTACAAGCTCAGCGCTATATAGAGCTATATCGTCAAGTGGTGAAGAATTAG
- a CDS encoding glycosyltransferase, whose product MNSTPLVSVVIPCYNAERFLAETLESVFCQTWQNFEVIAIDDGSTDGTANVIRSFNSKIRAEFSPNRGASAARNLGTGLARGKFIQYLDADDLLRPDALEKRVNALVSSKADVAYSDWQRLEETENGKFHPGNVIARRIEDVHADPQIALFTDFWAPPAALLYDRQIIAAIGSWNESLPIIQDARFLLDAALMGGKFVYVPSVQADYRVHRANSLSRRHPTKFVLDCFNNACQVEEFWRANGGITLERRVTLEKVYGGVARFFFEHDRQKFYEVLAKIHNLNPNYLPSGPRSLRQLTKWFGYEQAEAIALAYRRVKELIYK is encoded by the coding sequence ATGAACTCAACTCCCCTAGTCTCAGTTGTTATACCTTGTTACAATGCTGAGCGATTCTTAGCCGAAACTCTAGAAAGTGTTTTTTGTCAAACCTGGCAAAATTTTGAAGTTATTGCCATTGATGATGGCTCGACTGACGGTACTGCAAACGTTATCCGTTCTTTTAACTCAAAAATCAGAGCCGAGTTTAGCCCTAATCGTGGTGCTAGTGCAGCACGAAACCTTGGCACTGGCTTAGCCAGGGGTAAGTTTATTCAATACTTAGATGCGGATGATCTTTTACGACCTGATGCTCTAGAAAAGAGAGTTAATGCTTTAGTTAGCAGCAAGGCTGATGTCGCTTACTCAGATTGGCAACGATTAGAAGAAACGGAAAACGGCAAATTTCATCCAGGCAATGTCATTGCAAGGCGGATTGAAGATGTTCATGCTGATCCCCAAATTGCCTTGTTTACAGATTTCTGGGCACCGCCTGCTGCCTTACTTTACGATCGCCAGATTATAGCAGCCATTGGTTCCTGGAATGAATCTCTGCCTATTATTCAAGATGCCCGCTTTCTGTTGGATGCAGCTTTGATGGGCGGTAAGTTTGTTTATGTACCCAGCGTACAGGCAGATTATCGAGTCCACAGAGCTAATAGTTTATCCCGCCGTCATCCTACTAAATTTGTTTTAGATTGTTTCAATAATGCTTGTCAAGTAGAAGAGTTCTGGAGAGCTAATGGCGGCATCACTCTAGAGCGTCGAGTCACCCTAGAGAAAGTTTACGGAGGAGTAGCACGATTTTTCTTTGAACATGATCGCCAAAAGTTTTACGAAGTCCTTGCCAAAATCCACAACTTGAATCCCAACTATCTACCTTCTGGGCCCAGAAGTTTACGACAGCTGACAAAATGGTTTGGATATGAACAGGCTGAGGCGATCGCCTTGGCTTACCGCCGAGTGAAGGAGCTGATATATAAATGA
- a CDS encoding glycosyltransferase family 25 protein: MNVNTFFDKIYCINLAHRNDKWQQFSYYAQQAKINVERFEAVDGRTITVPISWKNNVFPEYKDNLGALGCLESHLAILKIAREKNLKNVLIFEDDVYFTKKFNKNLEKSLLELPENWDMFYLYTGHFQYAVDPKKYSKNLYRLQHSLTTSAYAVNQKFYDQIIQQVEQKNQPIDCLYYQIHKDNYCYKSVHRLCSLYQSISDISGKISNTIPADPTLGERLIILAGATIRKVTSKLSGRLR, from the coding sequence ATGAATGTAAACACTTTCTTTGATAAGATTTACTGTATTAACCTTGCTCACCGCAATGATAAATGGCAACAATTTAGTTATTACGCCCAGCAAGCAAAGATTAATGTAGAAAGATTTGAGGCTGTAGATGGCAGAACTATCACCGTTCCAATATCATGGAAAAATAATGTGTTTCCTGAGTATAAGGACAACTTGGGCGCTTTAGGATGCCTGGAAAGTCATCTCGCAATTCTCAAAATTGCTCGAGAGAAAAATTTGAAAAATGTACTGATTTTTGAAGATGATGTTTATTTCACTAAAAAGTTTAATAAAAATTTAGAAAAAAGTCTCTTGGAACTGCCTGAAAATTGGGACATGTTTTACCTATACACCGGGCATTTTCAATATGCTGTAGACCCCAAGAAGTATTCTAAAAATCTCTATCGTTTGCAGCATTCTCTAACGACTTCAGCATATGCTGTTAATCAGAAGTTTTATGATCAAATCATCCAGCAAGTAGAGCAAAAAAATCAACCTATTGATTGTCTTTATTATCAAATTCACAAAGATAACTATTGTTATAAGAGTGTTCACCGCTTATGCTCTCTTTATCAAAGTATAAGTGATATATCAGGAAAAATATCAAATACAATCCCTGCTGATCCAACTTTAGGAGAAAGACTAATTATTCTAGCTGGTGCAACCATCAGAAAGGTAACATCCAAATTATCTGGTCGCCTTCGATAA